A segment of the Chloroflexota bacterium genome:
AGCGCTGATTCTAAACCCGTCAGGGCGGATAAGTAAGGTGACATCGCCATTCATTTGCCTCGGAGCTGGGAACTCCCCAAATTCGGTCTGGATCACCCCTCCCCGCGCGCGCGCCGCGTAGAGATTCTCAAATCCCAGAAAGCGCGCCACGAAGGGAGAATCTGGCTGGCGGTAGATCGTCTCCGGTTCGCCAATCTGGGCGATTTGACCCTTTTGCATAATTACCACGCGGTTTGCCAGGGCGAAAGCCTCTTCCTGATCGTGGGTCACATAAAGTGTGGTTTGGCGGGTTTTTCGCAAGATGTATTTAAGTTCGTTGAGCAATTGCTCGCGCAACGTCCGGTCGAGCGACCCCAGAGGCTCATCGAGCATCAGCAGGCGCGGCGCGGGTGCCAGCGAACGTGCCAGAGCCACACGCTGCTGCTCCCCTCCGGAAAGTGTGGCGATATTGCGTTGCGCATAGCCGGTTAATCCTGTAAGTGCCAATAATTCATTCACCCGTGTCTGAATTTCATCCGGCGCGGCCTTTGCCATTTGCAGGCCGAAAGCGATATTTTCAAAGACGTTCTTGTGTGGGAAGAGCGCGTAATCCTGAAACATGAGGCCAAAATTGCGCTGGTGCGCGGGCGTGTTACCAAGCGAATTCCCCTGCCAGCGAACTTCGCCCTGATCGGGCGCTTGCAGCCCGGCGATGATGTCTAACAGCGTGGATTTCCCGCAGCCGCTGGGGCCGAGCAAGGCCACGATCTCGCCCGCGTGGATGTCAAATTTAACCCCGCACAGCGCGCAAGTTTTGTCGAAGGATTTGTGTATGTTTTGAATGCTTATTACAGACATAATGGAATTTAAAACTCACCAATTTCAGCTACGCGTAGCTTTTCAATCGCCAGCATTCCGCCAATACTGGTCAGCATCAGGATGGTGCTTAATGCCAACGCCTGACCGTAGTTTAGCGCGCCGGGGCGCGAAAGCAATCGGTAGATCGTTACCGGCAGGGTAGGATATTCCGGACGTGAGAGCAGGGAGGTTGCGCCGAACTCGCCAATAGAAATTGTGAAAGCGAAGGTAGCCGCCACCAGTGCGGCACGGCCGATCAGCGGCAGATCAACGTGGCGAATGACTTGCACGGGGGTTGCGCCCAGCGTGGCCGCGGCCTGCCGCAGGCGCGGCTGAATACTCTGCAAGGCGGGAACCAGACTGCGCACAACGAAGGGAAAGGCTACCAGGGTATGTGCCAGGGGAATCAACAACGGTGAGGCGCGTAAATCCAGCGGGGGCTGTGCTAACGCAATGATAAACCCTAATCCCAGTGTCACAGAGGAAGTGCCCAGGGGCAGCATTAGCAAAGCATCCAGCAAACGGTTGAGAGGCGCTGTGCGGTCGCGTGAGAGCGCCCAGGCCGCCGGGAAACCCAATCCCAGCGCGAGCAGCACTGTCAGGGTGGCGTAGGCCAATGATAACCCCATCGCGGTAGATGGGGCTGCATAAAAGAGAGAACCTTGACGGTTGAGCCATAATTCACGGTAAAAGGTTAACGTAAAGACGCGCAACCCTTGTCCCTCGAATGAAACCACCGATTGAGTTGCCAAAGCCAATAAAGGCATGATTGTGATCGCCAGCAGCAGGCTGATCCAGAGGTTGGCGAACAGGCGTGTCTCGAAGCCGCGGATACGTTTTTGAATTTGTTGGCTGGCGCGCAAATTTAGCGGCTGACTCAATTGAGTTGCAAGCCGCGAGTAGAGTAGGGTCATCGCCAGGGAAATAAGCAATTGAATAATCGAGAGTACCGCGGCCAGCGGCAGGTTGAATAAGCTGATGGTCTGATAGAAAATCTCGACTTCCAAAGTAGCAAAGGTTGGCCCGCCGAGCACCAGAATCACCCCGAAGGAAGTGAAATTAAAGATGAACACCAGCAAAGCCGCCGCGCTGATTGCTGGGGTAAGTAGGGGCAGGGTGATACGCAAGAAAGCCTGACTTCGATTGGCGCCCAGCACTCGGGCAGCATCGACCAGATGAGAGTCCAGATGCCCCCAGAAATCACCCACCATGCGCAACACAATCGTCAGGTTATAGAAAACATGCGCGCAGAGAATAGCTGTAAAGGTGTGGAGAAATGTGATGGGGGGTGCATCCAGCGCCAGGATGCGCATGAACAGTAGATTGATCAAGCCACGCGGCCCTAATAGCGCGCTGAAGGCTGTCGCGACCACCAATGTTGGCATCACAAAGGGGACACCCGTCAGGGCGCGCAGCAGCGATTTGCCGCGAAACTTGTAACGCGCTAATAAATAGGCTCCGGGCAGCCCGATGAGCAGCGTCAATAAAGTGGACAGACCTGCCTGCCAGAACGTGAAACTAATCACGCCATGCAGTGCGGGTGACGTGACAGCCTCGATAAAAGGCGCGCTATTCTCTGGCGTGCGCGTCAAACTAAAATGCAACATCCTCCCTAGCGGATAAAAATAGAATATCACCAGGAATGTGAGTGGAGCTAACCAGAGCAGGGTTGTATGGCTGTACTTGCGCGGCATAATCATCCGTTAAACTCAGTAGATCACGATTTTGCGTCATTGCGAGCGCAGCGACCTGTGCCCTTTAGGGTCAGCAATCTGCTGCCATATCTGGGGGATTGCTTCGGCAAAAAACGCCTCGCAATGACAGTGAAATTCAGAAAACTGTGATTTACTGAAACTAACATACGCCAGTTACCTCAGTACCAACTTCGTCCAATCTGCAATCCATTGCTCGCGTCGGGCGCTAATATCTTCAGGAGCGAGAAAAGCAGGCGCATCCGGTGTGAAGAGATATTGTTCGAAGGTTGCATCTAGTTTGGTGTTGGCGTTCACCGGGAAAACATACATTTGCATGGGAATATCAGACTGAAATTCCGGAGAGAGCATGAAATCGATCCATTTTTCGGCCAGTTGGCGTTGCACGGTGCCTCGCAGAATACCGACAAATTCAATCTGTCGGAAGCAACTTCCCGCGCCGATCACGGCGGCCGTCGTCGGCGCATTCAGGGGTTCTTCGGCAAATAAATACTCAAAGACCGGGCTGGAGCCATACGAGACCACAATCGGGTATGTGCCGCCCCATTGGCTGAACTCACTATAATAGGCCGATTCCCAGTCATTGACGACTTTTACATCATTATCGACCAACCCCTGCCAGAAATCGAGATAACCATCTTCACCAAAATGTCCGACGGTGGCAAACAGAAACGCCAGTCCTGGTGAAGATGTGGCTGGGTTTTCAACTACGACCAGCCCGCGGTATTCGGGCTTGAGCAAATCTTTGAGCGTTTTCGGTGGGGCCAGACTATTCTGCACAAAGTAGGCAATTTCATAATTCAGGCAAACATCGCCATAATCTACCGGCAAGGCGCGTTGCTCGGAGTCTAGTTCAAATTCATCGGGGATGTCGGCCAGCAAGGGCGAAGCATACGATTCAAAAATACCCTCCTCCAATGCCCGGCTCAAGAAAGTGTTATCCACGCCGTAGAAGACATCTGCCAAAGGCTTATCGCCAGCCAATATGGCTTTGTTGACGGCTGTGCCGGTATCGCCCGCGCCGATAAACTGAACATCAACATTGTGTTCGGTTTCAAACGCTAGCACCAACGCCTCAGATATGGCAAATGAATCGTGGGTCATCACCGTCAGCGTTTGTGGCCCTTTTTCGGTGGCGCAGGCCGACAGCAAGGCTGCGAGGATAAGTAGCAAAAAGAAGTTGTGTTTCATCAGTTTCTCCAAACATAGTTAATGCTGAGGCGCAACGGAGCCGTCCTGCCGAATATGTACCACCAGCAACAACCCCCTGCGCAATGTTATTGTTGCCCGTGTATCATATAAAACATTGCTTACCCCCCGCGCCGCGCCAAATATCAGCGTATCACCTTCTAGGGCGTATTCCAGCCCATGTGTGCTAACGCCAACCGCATCGCCGCGCAATGGAATCAGCGAAAGCGTATCGCCAGGCGCGCCATCAATTTGCATGTGCTGACCGCTTTGCAATACGCGTAATTCTTGCGTGCCATCTATCAGGCGAGTGTTGAATTCACTCAGCGCCGGATGCGCCAGTAATAATAGATTGGCGAAGGTCATATCCCAACGGGCACCCAGTGCGGCGTAGATTACGATTTCCTCGGGCTGGAACCCCCTGGCTTTGTGCAGGGCCAGCTCAAGGTCGGTTTCATCTTTGCGGGTGGGGTAGGTGATCAGTTTTGCCCCGGCATCTTCGAGCGCAAC
Coding sequences within it:
- a CDS encoding ABC transporter ATP-binding protein, with the translated sequence MSVISIQNIHKSFDKTCALCGVKFDIHAGEIVALLGPSGCGKSTLLDIIAGLQAPDQGEVRWQGNSLGNTPAHQRNFGLMFQDYALFPHKNVFENIAFGLQMAKAAPDEIQTRVNELLALTGLTGYAQRNIATLSGGEQQRVALARSLAPAPRLLMLDEPLGSLDRTLREQLLNELKYILRKTRQTTLYVTHDQEEAFALANRVVIMQKGQIAQIGEPETIYRQPDSPFVARFLGFENLYAARARGGVIQTEFGEFPAPRQMNGDVTLLIRPDGFRISASGPHQLKGRVTGRSFRGSVCHIELTIHETTLRADFPSQQKNLPQVGETILLSYDPEESLQFFKDD
- a CDS encoding iron ABC transporter permease, translated to MIMPRKYSHTTLLWLAPLTFLVIFYFYPLGRMLHFSLTRTPENSAPFIEAVTSPALHGVISFTFWQAGLSTLLTLLIGLPGAYLLARYKFRGKSLLRALTGVPFVMPTLVVATAFSALLGPRGLINLLFMRILALDAPPITFLHTFTAILCAHVFYNLTIVLRMVGDFWGHLDSHLVDAARVLGANRSQAFLRITLPLLTPAISAAALLVFIFNFTSFGVILVLGGPTFATLEVEIFYQTISLFNLPLAAVLSIIQLLISLAMTLLYSRLATQLSQPLNLRASQQIQKRIRGFETRLFANLWISLLLAITIMPLLALATQSVVSFEGQGLRVFTLTFYRELWLNRQGSLFYAAPSTAMGLSLAYATLTVLLALGLGFPAAWALSRDRTAPLNRLLDALLMLPLGTSSVTLGLGFIIALAQPPLDLRASPLLIPLAHTLVAFPFVVRSLVPALQSIQPRLRQAAATLGATPVQVIRHVDLPLIGRAALVAATFAFTISIGEFGATSLLSRPEYPTLPVTIYRLLSRPGALNYGQALALSTILMLTSIGGMLAIEKLRVAEIGEF
- a CDS encoding thiamine ABC transporter substrate-binding protein, producing MKHNFFLLLILAALLSACATEKGPQTLTVMTHDSFAISEALVLAFETEHNVDVQFIGAGDTGTAVNKAILAGDKPLADVFYGVDNTFLSRALEEGIFESYASPLLADIPDEFELDSEQRALPVDYGDVCLNYEIAYFVQNSLAPPKTLKDLLKPEYRGLVVVENPATSSPGLAFLFATVGHFGEDGYLDFWQGLVDNDVKVVNDWESAYYSEFSQWGGTYPIVVSYGSSPVFEYLFAEEPLNAPTTAAVIGAGSCFRQIEFVGILRGTVQRQLAEKWIDFMLSPEFQSDIPMQMYVFPVNANTKLDATFEQYLFTPDAPAFLAPEDISARREQWIADWTKLVLR
- a CDS encoding thiamine diphosphokinase yields the protein MRVIIFANGDFLLPQDILPGDVLIAADGGARHLMKLGLTPGWVIGDMDSLTAPECVALEDAGAKLITYPTRKDETDLELALHKARGFQPEEIVIYAALGARWDMTFANLLLLAHPALSEFNTRLIDGTQELRVLQSGQHMQIDGAPGDTLSLIPLRGDAVGVSTHGLEYALEGDTLIFGAARGVSNVLYDTRATITLRRGLLLVVHIRQDGSVAPQH